TGCAAGAAAAGATCGTCAACTGGTTCCCGAAGGACATGCAGCAGCAGATGCGGGAGCAGATTGAAAAAGAGCAGCAGAAGCGGCAGGCGCCGTAACTCATGAGAAGAATCCGGCGCCCTTGGACATGGCTCGCAGTAGCCGGGGCGCTGGGGTTTCTCGGGCTGCGCTTTTTGTGGACCGGATGGTCCACGGCCTCGCCGTCATGTGTCATCCGCCGCTTCACCGGGCTTCAATGTCCGGGCTGCGGCGGGACGCGCTGCGCCGTCCGCTTGCTGGATGGCGATATCGCCGGTGCAATCGCCATGAATCCGCTGGTGGTGTTGCTTGCCGCGCTTGGCACCATCTGGATCGGCTATGGCGTCTTTCGGGAATGGAAAGGCGAGCCTCGGCCTCTGCCCTTGCTCCCTTCATGGGTGGCATGGAGCCTTGCGATCGTCGTGATTGGCTTCGGCGTGGTGCGGAACTTGCCTTGGTGGCCCTTCACGCTCCTCGTGCCGCACTGAAGCCTTCCATCAGCTTTGCCACGTGCTTGGCTAGCAAATCCGCCTCCAGGTTCACGCGGGCTCCCGCTTTCAACGCGGGAAGATGGGTCGCCTGAAAAGTATGCGGCGTGATCCAGAACCGCGCCTTGCCTTCCGAAAGCTCGGCGATCGTCAGCGAGATTCCGTCAACGCAGAGTGAGCCCTTGTCGATGCACAAGCGCTCGATCTCCGGTGGCAAGGCGACATCGAAGATGTGATCCTGCCCCTGTGCCTCCAGCGCGACCACGCTGCCCGTGGCATCCACGTGGCCTTGGACGAAGTGGCCGCCGAAACGATCACCGACCTGCAGCGCGCGCTCCAGATTC
This portion of the Luteolibacter luteus genome encodes:
- a CDS encoding DUF2752 domain-containing protein translates to MRRIRRPWTWLAVAGALGFLGLRFLWTGWSTASPSCVIRRFTGLQCPGCGGTRCAVRLLDGDIAGAIAMNPLVVLLAALGTIWIGYGVFREWKGEPRPLPLLPSWVAWSLAIVVIGFGVVRNLPWWPFTLLVPH
- a CDS encoding riboflavin synthase, whose translation is MFTGLVETTGRVRSLERLGAQARLSLEIPFAGELEMGESVAVNGCCLTVAAMDEQGASFDLLAQTLAVTSLGDLEKDSIVNLERALQVGDRFGGHFVQGHVDATGSVVALEAQGQDHIFDVALPPEIERLCIDKGSLCVDGISLTIAELSEGKARFWITPHTFQATHLPALKAGARVNLEADLLAKHVAKLMEGFSAARGA